In Spinacia oleracea cultivar Varoflay chromosome 5, BTI_SOV_V1, whole genome shotgun sequence, a single window of DNA contains:
- the LOC110799335 gene encoding uncharacterized protein: MLRKFQKYNITTIQLAQRAIFWRRLHNGPDTIEEMLDRHLVKEKPSYNDDENELLTRQRLTSTRREALGLYRDILRATRFFMWPDSKGVLWRDILRENARKEFEDARFEKDPEVITRLLIGGGDAVQAALDKVAEKQREQIEKEQSGTS, translated from the coding sequence ATGCTCAGAAAGTTTCAGAAGTATAATATTACCACTATACAACTTGCCCAAAGAGCAATCTTTTGGCGGAGATTACATAATGGCCCAGACACTATAGAAGAGATGCTTGACCGGCATTTGGTGAAAGAGAAACCATCATACAATGATGATGAAAATGAGCTCTTAACTCGGCAACGACTCACCAGCACACGACGTGAGGCATTGGGTCTTTACAGAGATATACTTCGTGCAACACGGTTCTTCATGTGGCCTGACTCCAAAGGGGTGTTGTGGCGAGATATCCTAAGAGAAAATGCTCGTAAAGAATTTGAAGACGCTCGGTTTGAGAAGGATCCTGAAGTAATTACTCGGTTGTTGATTGGTGGTGGAGATGCTGTTCAAGCTGCTCTTGACAAGGTTGCTGAGAAACAGAGAGAACAGATAGAGAAGGAACAAAGTGGCACAAGTTAA